A window of Rhodopirellula halodulae contains these coding sequences:
- a CDS encoding SecDF P1 head subdomain-containing protein, whose protein sequence is MRCSVFLFGLLLLVTAGCAEIRNPLTLKPGVAFDLHAVAEEPGDNTKAIADSSGTPLQLIVPPIITASNVREVTVSTDRNGTVALNVSVDAAGAAMLRAATTNPGSQVALVVDGEIVSAPVIHSQISDEFQIAGPYSESDWEKLIE, encoded by the coding sequence ATGCGATGTTCTGTCTTCTTGTTCGGTTTGTTGCTTCTCGTCACGGCGGGCTGTGCTGAGATTCGCAATCCGTTGACGCTGAAGCCGGGGGTTGCTTTTGATCTTCACGCGGTTGCGGAAGAACCGGGGGACAACACCAAGGCAATTGCGGATTCGAGTGGCACGCCGCTTCAGTTGATTGTTCCGCCGATCATCACGGCGTCCAATGTGCGTGAGGTGACCGTCAGTACTGACCGGAATGGCACCGTCGCGCTCAACGTGAGCGTGGATGCTGCGGGGGCAGCGATGCTTCGGGCCGCCACAACCAATCCGGGTAGCCAAGTCGCTCTGGTGGTGGATGGGGAGATTGTTTCCGCGCCGGTGATTCATTCTCAGATCAGTGATGAGTTCCAGATCGCCGGACCCTATTCCGAGTCCGACTGGGAGAAGTTGATCGAATAG
- a CDS encoding transposase gives MLNRANLRATIFHKQEDYDAFIAILREAVEKFDIRLFSFCLMPNHWHLCVSPNIDGEMGRFAQWVILTHTQRYHAHYHTAGEGHLYQGRFKSFPVQSDEHFLTVGRYVERNAFAAKLCKSPEDWRWGSLYHWSTKTVLGKQLLSAWPVRRSSNWIDRVRAEFSPSEREQLDWSVRRGVPFGDENWVESIARRFGLESTMRPRGRPKKLKR, from the coding sequence ATGCTCAATCGAGCAAACCTCCGTGCGACGATCTTTCACAAGCAGGAGGACTACGATGCTTTCATCGCGATTCTGCGTGAAGCGGTGGAGAAGTTCGATATTCGGCTGTTTTCGTTCTGTCTGATGCCCAACCATTGGCATCTTTGTGTCAGCCCAAACATTGATGGAGAGATGGGGCGTTTCGCTCAGTGGGTTATTTTGACGCACACCCAGCGATATCACGCTCATTACCATACGGCCGGGGAGGGGCACCTGTATCAAGGTCGCTTCAAATCATTTCCGGTTCAAAGCGACGAGCATTTCCTAACCGTCGGTCGGTATGTTGAACGCAATGCCTTTGCCGCGAAGTTGTGCAAGTCGCCGGAAGACTGGCGATGGGGTAGCTTGTACCATTGGTCCACCAAAACAGTTCTTGGGAAACAGTTACTCTCGGCATGGCCAGTCAGGCGTTCATCGAATTGGATCGATCGGGTGCGGGCGGAGTTTAGTCCATCCGAGCGTGAACAACTGGATTGGAGCGTGCGGCGTGGTGTGCCCTTTGGCGACGAAAACTGGGTGGAATCGATCGCACGTCGTTTCGGCCTGGAGTCAACGATGCGACCGCGCGGACGCCCGAAGAAACTGAAACGATGA